The window AAAACTCTCATCAATGGCGCAAAAGTTATATGAATATCTCACCAGAACTGAACGAGTAGAGGCTGATGTTAGGGAGTTTAAAAGTAACTTTAAAGTCAACGGTGAAAGATTCACTGTAGAGCAAATTAAGGGCTGGATGTATGAAATTGTTGGGGCTAATTTAGCAGACTGGATAGGCGAGGGTGTTATCAAGCTCAATCAAATTTGACTGCTCTTTGTGGCTGGTGTCTGCTCCCAAAACCTCCCTTTTTTCGTGGACATCGGACACCAGACACCACAGACACTAAAACGCCAAACCCTTATACAGCATAGACATCTCCAGACACCACCACGGACACACCGCAGACACTTGGTGTCTGTCAAATGTCTGCTTTGCACTGTTAATTAATCTATTGAAATAGCTGAATAATATGCACCCTATTGAGTTTAAGAAAAAGTGGCAATTAACTTATAGTGAGCTTGCACTTGTCCTGGGTTATGAAAGTGATTACACTGTCCGTTGCTGGGGTATGAAAGGAGGACATAAGCGCAATCCCCAAAATGTTGTTTATGTCGCTTGTCGCCTTCTAGATGAAAAATGGTCAACTCAAGGTAAACAAGTGGATTCTTACCTTTGAGGCTTGTGTGAGCCGATGTAATTAGAAAAAACTGTTTAATCAGTCTGTCCCCATTTATTCAGGAGAGAATAACGTGGCTAACTATGTTGGGGTAGTGTTACAGAAGCTACATAACCTACGGGCAATGACAACCCATGCCCCATTTGCATACGCTCTATTCATTTGTGATGTAATTACCGATGTCTTAGTAAGACCATAAAGGTGAAGCTGAAAACAGTCAACACCAAAATTTATATTTCTCAAAAATGGCAACGTTCATCTTTCTCTGCAATGAAGATACCGAAATTGACATCCGTGACCAGATAGAGGACGCAAAGGAACAAATTGCTTCTGGAGAATTTTACGATACTCCGTGGAGTTGTGGAAATAGTACCAAGATTAAAATTGGAGATAGAGCTTACCTTAAACGAACAGGTAATAGACCGCATGGTTTTTTTGCTGCTGGTAAAGTTGTTGCTGCACCTGAAGGATACCAACTAAGAAAACAAGGTGAATATAAGCATCTAAGTGAAGCCTATTTAAATAGCTTCTATGGAAACAGTTTCATGGTACTTCTTCATATAGATTCTGTTGTTAATTTTGATCAGCCCTTGGAACAGGAAAAATTAAGATATATGCCTCAGTTCAGGGGAGCTAATTTCACATTTATGCAGGGAGGATGTGAGTTTATTGCAAGATTTTGTGAAGATTTAGATTCTGCTTGGGAAGAACACTCGATGATTCTTTCGAGAAAAGGGTATGGTAAGCGTTTAGTTGATACTTTCTGCGACAGAGGGCAGGCTCACAAGGATAAGATGAACTATCAAGCTGCTATTGAGGCATACAACCAGGCTCTTCTTATTCAGCCTCGCTATTCCAAAGCTGTTAATGCTTTGAAAACGTGTGAAAGTCTACTCAAGAAGCAAATTACTAAAAAAATATCTGAAACAGAAGAAATAAAATCTGATAAAAACTCCAATGAATTAGAATCTTCAAACATCTCAGATAGTAGCAATAAAATTGAAAGGATTAAAGACATAACTATAGCCAAACAGCAAGAAGAAGCAAGTTTTCTGGGTGTTAGTTTTGGCAATTATCAAAAAAACAAAGAAGTTGAGAAAGCCGCAGTTGATTTTGTACGGAAACAGTATAATGGCTGGAATATTGAATCTGTTGAAAGAGATAAAGTAGGCTACGACTTAATCTGTACTAACAAATCCTTAGTTGAAAATGTTGAAATAAAGGGTGTTTCTGGAAACGAACCAGCTTTTATAATTACCGCTAACGAGGTTAATCAGGCAAATAAAAATCCTAATTTTGTGCTGTGGGTTGTAACTTCAGCACTTAACAGTCCAAAAGGACACCGTTGGAGCGGAAGTGAAATGTTGTCTCAGTTCGAGCTAAAACCAATTCAATACATGGCGAGATTACGTCCGAAAACTCAGAGTTAAGAACGAGATTGTTGTGTCAAATCGTTGTAGGCTGTGGATCACAGGGTTTACAGTCTCAGGATGAAAATCAATCGGCACGGTCGCGCCAAGGTTCTGACACAGCAAGAGATACAGCTAATCTTCAGTCACGGTTTAGACAATGACCGGGACAGAACTTTATTTGGCGTGTGTCTGTTTAGTGCCTGCCGCATTCGGGAAGCCTGCACCCTGTTAACAGAAGACATCTACACACCCCTTGGGTTAGTCAGACCCCAGCTAATTATTAGAAAAGCGAACACTAAAGGCAAACTGGCCACACGCACAATCCCAGTAATTGAAGACCTGCGCCAAATACTAACCAACTACTACCCACTAGCAGGTAATCCCTACTTATTCCCCGGTCGCAGTGATGGACACCTATGCGAAGACTCAGCCGCTAGGATACTGCGCGGAGCTTGCAAACAAGTAGGGATAATCGGCGTATCGACGCACAGCTTCAGGCGTACAGCCCTAACGCAGATGAGTAATGCAGGTATCCCACTCAGGGTAATTCAAGAAATTAGTGGGCATCGCAACCTAGAACAGTTACAGAGATACCTGGAAGTATCGGATCAGCAGGTGTTAGGGGCAGCCGCCAGCTTGGCGATGCTGTCACCTGTGGGTAGAACTGGTGTAGAACTAAAACTCGATGAAAAGCTAGAAATTGATGCGAATAGTCCCCGTTAGGGGAAGAGGTAGTGGGGTAAATGTCGGGAAATGGGAATATGACGACATCTCCCGAAATGCACCGAATGTAAGGCATTCAATCTCAGATTAGCCAAAAGCACGATCGCCGTTGTCAGGCAGGAAAGTGATCTATCACGACATCGGCGTGATAGTCGAGACTGTAAACCATTGAGCCACCAATTAGCCAAAAGTGCGATCGCCCTGGTTGGCGGTTTATGGGAGTATGACGACATCTTCCTAAATGCACCAACGGTAAGGTATTGAGTCACCAATGAGCCAAAAGTGCGATCGCTCTCGTTGGCGGAAAAGGCAGCTATACCGACATTTCCATACTGGAGTCTACACAATAGGTATTGAGCCAGTAAGGGCGATCGCCTTTTGTC is drawn from Tolypothrix sp. PCC 7712 and contains these coding sequences:
- a CDS encoding protein NO VEIN domain-containing protein; translated protein: MATFIFLCNEDTEIDIRDQIEDAKEQIASGEFYDTPWSCGNSTKIKIGDRAYLKRTGNRPHGFFAAGKVVAAPEGYQLRKQGEYKHLSEAYLNSFYGNSFMVLLHIDSVVNFDQPLEQEKLRYMPQFRGANFTFMQGGCEFIARFCEDLDSAWEEHSMILSRKGYGKRLVDTFCDRGQAHKDKMNYQAAIEAYNQALLIQPRYSKAVNALKTCESLLKKQITKKISETEEIKSDKNSNELESSNISDSSNKIERIKDITIAKQQEEASFLGVSFGNYQKNKEVEKAAVDFVRKQYNGWNIESVERDKVGYDLICTNKSLVENVEIKGVSGNEPAFIITANEVNQANKNPNFVLWVVTSALNSPKGHRWSGSEMLSQFELKPIQYMARLRPKTQS
- a CDS encoding tyrosine-type recombinase/integrase, coding for MKINRHGRAKVLTQQEIQLIFSHGLDNDRDRTLFGVCLFSACRIREACTLLTEDIYTPLGLVRPQLIIRKANTKGKLATRTIPVIEDLRQILTNYYPLAGNPYLFPGRSDGHLCEDSAARILRGACKQVGIIGVSTHSFRRTALTQMSNAGIPLRVIQEISGHRNLEQLQRYLEVSDQQVLGAAASLAMLSPVGRTGVELKLDEKLEIDANSPR